In Aureibaculum algae, the following are encoded in one genomic region:
- a CDS encoding M949_RS01915 family surface polysaccharide biosynthesis protein gives MNRTLILLFLLIYNFSIGQTSNVTNKQLSKQEIESTFTENIRKQLKIDNSIYRIYEYNDKIGKHFVIMTQNKIDCEQRKECFDSIKVFCYLFQNKTYKMEWKLKDFIVPNSYEYSISHWTKYFSLDDYDKDGIADPIIIYGTFGMNDTGDGRIKIVIYYKGNKRVIRHQNGILDDERHTQVDKEFYKLPIEIQSNVKTIMKNININGHGIFPSGWEKAMKNKELKIIEN, from the coding sequence ATGAATAGAACCTTAATACTATTATTCCTTTTAATTTATAACTTCTCGATCGGACAAACATCTAATGTTACAAATAAACAATTATCTAAACAGGAAATTGAATCTACGTTTACAGAGAATATTAGAAAGCAATTAAAAATAGATAATTCAATTTACAGAATATACGAGTATAATGACAAAATTGGAAAACACTTTGTTATAATGACTCAAAATAAAATTGACTGCGAACAACGCAAAGAATGTTTTGATTCAATAAAAGTTTTTTGTTATTTATTTCAAAATAAAACTTATAAAATGGAATGGAAATTAAAAGATTTCATTGTTCCTAATTCATACGAATATTCAATTTCCCATTGGACGAAATATTTTAGTTTAGATGACTATGACAAAGATGGTATTGCTGACCCAATAATTATTTATGGAACTTTTGGAATGAATGATACCGGAGATGGAAGAATAAAAATAGTAATATATTATAAAGGCAATAAAAGAGTGATAAGACATCAGAATGGAATACTTGATGATGAGAGACACACGCAAGTAGATAAAGAATTTTACAAATTGCCAATTGAAATTCAATCCAATGTAAAGACAATAATGAAAAACATAAATATAAATGGTCACGGAATTTTCCCGTCCGGTTGGGAAAAGGCTATGAAAAATAAAGAATTGAAAATTATTGAAAATTAA
- a CDS encoding serine hydrolase, which translates to MKKQYIVLLILLLFSSHNILQAQQLEQKIDSILELLSLKNKPGVELFVKSKSDVLYHKAFGNADLDLKIPLKINSVYNIASVSKEFTAMSILQLAETGKLKLGDAIKKYLPEFPTGNSVITIENLLTHTSGIKRHTTLAWAEQEANKSFQNSLDVINYFKQDSLDFKPDEKHAYVNMNYILLGYIIEKVSGLSYEDYIKQHIFEPLEMAATFYPTDGQKIANKPIGYEIKNSAFVQHRPHSYSQLKGAGGIHSTAQDLAKWYRGLVNFNVVSKALLYKAWSPYTVLDKALSNYGYGFYTDEKFDKLSVFHNGFIFGYATSDLYFPEDDLLILVFSNVSAIETINTNTIAFDVASVVYDDRKVELTEDLLESYVGMYVMKEGFKAEITRTGLRLFVEVDGQPANELFATTKNTFRVKDFPAKVEFKNDGPTTEIVLAMGPDRFEGVREK; encoded by the coding sequence ATGAAAAAACAGTATATCGTTCTTTTAATACTTTTGTTATTCTCTTCACACAACATTCTTCAAGCACAACAACTCGAGCAAAAAATTGACAGTATTTTGGAACTCCTGTCTTTAAAAAACAAACCAGGCGTAGAGCTATTCGTTAAATCTAAGTCGGACGTGTTGTATCATAAAGCATTTGGAAATGCAGATTTGGACTTGAAAATACCGTTAAAAATCAATTCGGTCTATAACATAGCAAGTGTAAGTAAAGAATTTACTGCCATGAGTATTTTGCAATTGGCAGAAACGGGAAAACTTAAGCTGGGTGATGCTATTAAAAAGTACCTTCCTGAGTTTCCAACTGGAAATAGCGTGATTACCATAGAAAATTTATTGACCCATACCTCAGGTATAAAAAGACACACAACGTTGGCATGGGCAGAGCAAGAGGCTAATAAAAGTTTTCAAAACAGTTTAGATGTTATCAATTATTTTAAACAAGATTCGCTCGATTTTAAACCTGATGAAAAACATGCCTATGTGAATATGAATTATATTTTGCTTGGGTATATTATTGAAAAAGTTTCAGGACTTTCATATGAAGACTATATCAAACAACATATTTTTGAACCTTTAGAGATGGCGGCTACTTTTTATCCAACAGACGGTCAAAAAATTGCGAATAAACCGATCGGTTACGAAATTAAAAACAGTGCCTTTGTGCAACACAGACCGCATTCGTATAGTCAATTAAAAGGGGCTGGTGGTATTCATAGTACGGCTCAAGATTTAGCAAAATGGTATCGTGGATTGGTCAATTTTAACGTGGTGTCAAAAGCATTATTATACAAAGCATGGTCACCATATACGGTACTTGACAAGGCACTTTCCAATTATGGATATGGATTTTATACGGACGAAAAATTTGATAAGTTATCTGTTTTTCACAATGGGTTTATTTTTGGGTATGCTACTTCTGATCTATATTTTCCAGAAGATGACCTGCTAATTTTGGTATTCTCTAATGTGAGTGCTATAGAAACTATCAATACAAATACTATAGCATTTGATGTGGCCTCTGTTGTTTATGACGACCGAAAAGTAGAACTAACCGAAGATCTATTGGAATCGTATGTGGGTATGTACGTAATGAAAGAAGGTTTTAAGGCAGAAATAACGCGTACCGGCTTGCGACTTTTTGTAGAAGTTGATGGACAACCTGCCAATGAACTCTTTGCCACCACAAAAAACACATTTCGTGTCAAGGACTTTCCCGCAAAGGTGGAATTTAAAAACGACGGACCAACCACAGAAATTGTATTAGCAATGGGGCCAGATCGTTTTGAAGGTGTAAGGGAGAAGTAA
- a CDS encoding Lcl C-terminal domain-containing protein — MKIVQQLKSLKSILFFTSLCTTLLIISCKSELATSSDLTYPIVDTNQGFSYDNYNQIDGPKEGEAFYGQDAQYTGIKPSYTDTGDGVITDNVTGLVWTQNLSTMAMPWSEASSYCDTLTTGGYNDWRLPTVKELWSIRDFSQGWPWLDTDYFHLVGDGSEQRQHHSWTSNRYLVKSDYQNQQLEGEPSFIVNDWTGHIKAMSGNRFVRAVRGNKNYGINNFVDNNDETITDKATGLMWSKNDNGEAINWEAALAYAENATVADYEDWRLPNIKELQSIADYSGVFPAMDTTMFNLTTLKDVKGQTDYPFYWSSTNNPYIDALHHDANATDTIEPGYSYAWMLAAGYCADMEGNDLHGAGAVVFDTKSEEVSDGSGIEVFYHHVRLVRGGNVTKTPAGDATTVKNNRVVSFPDGITNVGGRPGQGEHPRQGDGPEQRDGAEQGRGPNFTPGAAYLKTIGITVTSEKLATIIAGPPAPSASKVVTNFAKNDIVITEAQAQALLNTLNLR; from the coding sequence ATGAAAATAGTACAGCAATTAAAATCATTGAAGTCAATTTTATTTTTTACTTCTTTATGTACCACTTTACTTATAATCAGTTGTAAAAGTGAATTGGCCACTAGTTCAGATCTAACCTATCCTATTGTAGACACCAATCAAGGGTTTAGTTATGATAATTACAATCAAATTGATGGGCCCAAAGAAGGGGAAGCCTTTTACGGACAAGATGCACAATATACGGGTATTAAACCAAGCTACACCGATACTGGTGATGGCGTTATTACAGACAATGTAACAGGTCTGGTTTGGACACAGAATTTATCTACAATGGCGATGCCTTGGTCTGAGGCTTCATCGTATTGTGATACCCTTACCACAGGTGGTTACAACGATTGGCGTTTGCCCACCGTTAAAGAATTATGGTCTATTAGAGATTTTTCACAAGGTTGGCCTTGGCTAGACACAGACTATTTTCACCTTGTTGGTGATGGTTCAGAACAACGTCAACATCATTCATGGACTAGCAATCGGTATCTTGTAAAAAGTGACTATCAGAACCAACAATTAGAAGGAGAGCCGTCGTTTATTGTTAACGATTGGACGGGTCATATTAAAGCCATGAGCGGTAACCGATTTGTACGAGCCGTGCGTGGTAATAAAAACTATGGTATCAATAATTTTGTTGACAATAATGATGAAACAATTACCGATAAAGCCACAGGGTTAATGTGGTCTAAAAATGACAATGGAGAGGCTATAAATTGGGAAGCTGCTTTGGCCTATGCCGAAAATGCTACCGTCGCTGACTATGAGGATTGGCGTTTACCAAATATCAAAGAATTGCAAAGCATTGCCGATTATTCCGGTGTTTTTCCTGCAATGGATACGACCATGTTTAATCTCACAACACTAAAAGATGTAAAGGGTCAAACCGATTATCCTTTTTATTGGTCAAGTACTAACAATCCTTACATTGATGCCCTACATCATGATGCCAATGCAACTGATACAATAGAACCGGGATACTCCTATGCTTGGATGCTTGCTGCGGGTTATTGTGCAGATATGGAGGGTAATGATTTGCATGGTGCTGGAGCGGTTGTATTCGATACAAAATCAGAAGAGGTTTCTGACGGCTCAGGTATTGAAGTCTTTTATCATCATGTACGACTTGTTCGTGGTGGCAATGTAACAAAAACACCTGCAGGAGATGCTACTACCGTAAAAAACAATCGTGTGGTTTCCTTTCCTGACGGAATTACAAACGTTGGAGGAAGACCTGGACAAGGTGAACATCCAAGACAAGGTGATGGACCAGAACAAAGAGATGGAGCCGAACAAGGTCGAGGACCCAATTTTACACCTGGAGCAGCATATCTTAAAACCATCGGTATCACTGTTACATCTGAAAAATTGGCCACCATAATTGCTGGTCCACCAGCACCCTCAGCTTCTAAAGTTGTAACCAATTTTGCAAAGAATGATATTGTTATTACGGAAGCACAGGCACAAGCCTTACTAAATACGCTTAACTTGCGTTAA
- a CDS encoding SOS response-associated peptidase, translating to MCYSTALRKKREEIEQRLLSMIPANFKIPAEYKHYFHLNGFSHGNLYIIKMESPTLITPAQWGLVPDWAHNDPAAFYKKSNTLNAKSETLFERNSYKKSAQHKRCLILADGFFEPHHENGVVIPNFCYQPSEAYPEGDLFLFAGLYNEIDAQTNTATIITMPANPFFTKVHNKQKRMPLVLDDANLEDWLDEGMNAPSLNEIMANGFTTKEFKAYPVSRNLYKKNMDTNQAYIVEQSVE from the coding sequence ATGTGTTATTCAACGGCATTGCGGAAAAAACGAGAAGAAATTGAGCAACGTTTGCTCAGTATGATTCCCGCCAATTTTAAAATCCCTGCTGAGTACAAACACTACTTTCATTTAAACGGCTTTTCGCATGGTAACTTGTATATTATTAAGATGGAATCGCCCACATTAATAACTCCCGCTCAGTGGGGATTAGTCCCAGATTGGGCACATAACGATCCCGCAGCATTTTATAAAAAAAGCAACACCTTAAATGCCAAGAGCGAAACGCTATTTGAAAGAAATTCTTATAAAAAAAGTGCACAACATAAACGCTGTTTAATTCTAGCAGATGGCTTTTTTGAGCCGCATCATGAAAATGGTGTAGTCATACCCAATTTTTGTTATCAACCGTCAGAAGCGTATCCCGAAGGTGATCTGTTTCTATTTGCAGGGTTGTATAACGAAATAGATGCTCAAACCAATACGGCAACTATAATTACCATGCCTGCTAATCCCTTTTTTACTAAAGTACATAACAAGCAAAAAAGAATGCCACTGGTTTTAGATGATGCTAATCTTGAAGATTGGCTAGATGAGGGAATGAATGCACCAAGCCTGAACGAAATCATGGCCAACGGTTTTACCACCAAAGAATTTAAAGCCTACCCTGTAAGTAGAAATCTCTACAAAAAGAATATGGATACCAACCAAGCGTATATTGTGGAGCAGAGTGTGGAGTAA
- a CDS encoding MBL fold metallo-hydrolase produces MKIKQFEYKPLSHFSYAVVSDGEMAIVDPERDPMQYYAFAYENNAKIIAVIETHPHADFVSSHLQIHKETGANIYNSKKLGADYPHISFDDGIRIKIGKATLTAMNTPGHSPDSITIVAENGDKKVLFTGDTLFIGDVGRPDLREKAGNMTAKRKELAEAMYETMLHKFTNLPNDTLVYPAHGAGSLCGKNLSDAASSTLGNERMGNWAFKEQTKEQFVATLLESQPFIPSYFGYNVMLNKRGAKNLRKSIAKVSFKLNTTAKGLLVDARAVTEFKKGHLKGSLNIEATSEDSKFETWLGAIIAPKEKFSLVIEKPQDLEMILHRVAKIGYEKQLKKVITLPKENLIADKPLNLQDFKAHPDQYTIVDIRNISEINEGSFFENALPLPLNELRKTAKTIPTDKPIVVHCAGGYRSAAGASIVEKVLKDVRVYDLSEHVKEFNS; encoded by the coding sequence ATGAAAATAAAACAATTTGAATACAAACCTTTATCGCATTTCTCTTATGCCGTAGTAAGCGATGGTGAAATGGCAATTGTTGACCCAGAACGTGACCCTATGCAATATTATGCGTTTGCATATGAAAACAATGCTAAAATTATAGCCGTTATTGAAACGCATCCGCATGCCGATTTTGTGAGTTCGCATTTACAAATCCACAAAGAAACAGGTGCTAACATTTACAATAGTAAAAAATTAGGGGCCGACTATCCTCACATCTCTTTTGATGATGGCATTCGTATAAAAATAGGAAAAGCAACCCTAACCGCGATGAATACTCCGGGACATTCGCCCGATAGTATAACTATTGTGGCTGAAAATGGAGATAAAAAAGTATTGTTTACTGGCGATACCCTGTTCATTGGTGATGTTGGCCGACCAGATTTAAGAGAAAAAGCGGGTAACATGACCGCGAAACGTAAAGAATTGGCGGAAGCCATGTACGAAACCATGCTCCATAAATTTACGAACCTACCCAATGATACGTTGGTCTATCCCGCCCACGGTGCCGGTTCACTTTGTGGAAAAAATTTAAGTGATGCCGCCAGTAGTACATTAGGGAATGAACGGATGGGAAATTGGGCATTTAAAGAACAAACCAAGGAACAGTTTGTAGCTACACTATTGGAAAGTCAACCGTTTATACCTTCCTATTTTGGCTATAATGTGATGCTGAATAAAAGAGGTGCTAAAAACCTTCGTAAATCCATTGCCAAAGTGTCTTTTAAATTGAATACTACAGCCAAAGGGCTCCTTGTGGATGCAAGGGCAGTTACTGAATTTAAAAAAGGACATTTAAAAGGGAGTCTGAATATTGAAGCTACCTCTGAAGATTCTAAATTTGAAACCTGGTTAGGAGCCATTATCGCACCTAAGGAAAAGTTCAGTTTGGTCATTGAAAAACCACAAGACCTCGAAATGATCTTGCACCGTGTGGCAAAAATTGGTTACGAAAAGCAATTGAAAAAAGTAATAACCCTGCCTAAAGAAAATTTAATAGCAGATAAACCCTTAAACCTTCAAGATTTTAAAGCACATCCTGATCAGTATACCATTGTTGATATCCGTAATATAAGCGAGATTAACGAAGGCTCGTTTTTTGAAAACGCACTGCCACTTCCGTTAAATGAATTGCGTAAAACGGCTAAAACCATTCCCACAGATAAACCCATTGTGGTGCATTGTGCTGGTGGCTATCGGAGTGCCGCAGGTGCCAGTATTGTAGAGAAAGTATTAAAAGACGTGCGTGTGTACGATTTAAGTGAACATGTAAAGGAGTTTAATAGCTAA
- a CDS encoding toxin-antitoxin system YwqK family antitoxin yields MPIKFSTVCLFLITMLYQTTMNAQKDTIYYDQDWDKTTKPNAHFYRPLPMEQDGDRTLFKDYYIDGTLQFEAWQKKLDTTETAFFGSDGYFYDGTVIWYYANGHKKTEVNYKNRKQNGPEITYYENGAIKKELEMIEDEQQSSKSYTKDGKLRTELQFKNGRPEEGISDCFIQYKEGAKIGEQLYYENTTLLAYERVCPDKGCYAENTQIYYDKKGGILQENTCDGEEIIEGAEIVFFEGDDCGYVKGIKSITTIKNGDFNGPYTRFDTDGNVRYSGTYKMHEPYEGTFETTENYLTYVTIYTNGTKNGTETVWNKEKKIAEGVYIEGVKQNGSFVVQRQFTGWSKIPIILNLKDGKEEGQQKFYNTARDITMGYYHAKAGKKDGAYAVFDYDGEVLAQATYKDGKPFDGEVLINDEYRLYKNGERVRENVVVDAVAQERMEAFSKGSDTIEGGYNMGGFEMAGSIIFLDTHQFFFSLSVGSLDLTTYGAYHLKNGTLKLQVPEEQKQDFVVYGKNDPTLKDTVQIQYYNYNARSKPVLQLNKQWVTLEDVTQQEEERSSQRNETFQIDLKKLSTLKIGIKSPSDKGIQLNSLLEAETVNDYNSFIIAYNVSSREIKQFENATFTFNGENLVSDGKEKQKRSLSEADKENVLDYIIENRAFPNTIQNGSYTKVKLNSKASTQKIKKYTQLMKTEE; encoded by the coding sequence ATGCCTATAAAATTCAGTACCGTTTGTCTTTTCTTAATAACGATGTTATATCAAACGACTATGAACGCTCAAAAAGATACTATTTATTACGATCAGGATTGGGACAAAACCACAAAACCGAATGCCCATTTCTACCGCCCGCTACCTATGGAGCAAGACGGCGATAGAACGTTGTTTAAAGACTATTATATTGATGGCACCTTGCAATTTGAAGCGTGGCAAAAAAAGCTGGATACTACAGAAACCGCATTTTTTGGTTCCGATGGTTATTTTTATGATGGTACCGTAATTTGGTATTATGCCAACGGTCATAAAAAGACAGAGGTAAACTATAAAAATAGAAAACAAAACGGACCAGAAATCACCTATTATGAAAACGGTGCCATAAAAAAAGAGCTTGAAATGATAGAGGACGAACAGCAATCTTCCAAATCGTATACTAAAGATGGAAAATTACGAACCGAATTACAGTTTAAAAATGGCCGCCCTGAAGAAGGTATCAGTGACTGTTTTATTCAGTATAAAGAAGGGGCAAAAATAGGCGAGCAATTGTATTATGAAAATACGACCCTATTGGCCTATGAACGTGTTTGCCCCGATAAAGGCTGTTACGCAGAAAACACACAAATTTATTATGACAAAAAAGGAGGTATTCTTCAAGAAAATACCTGTGATGGTGAAGAAATTATAGAAGGTGCCGAAATTGTATTTTTTGAAGGAGACGATTGTGGCTACGTAAAAGGAATAAAATCTATTACAACGATAAAAAATGGTGACTTTAATGGACCCTATACCAGGTTTGATACCGACGGAAACGTACGCTATAGTGGTACCTATAAAATGCATGAACCGTACGAAGGTACTTTCGAGACTACTGAAAATTATCTTACCTACGTCACAATCTATACAAACGGGACTAAAAATGGAACCGAAACCGTATGGAATAAAGAAAAGAAAATTGCAGAAGGGGTATATATAGAAGGCGTTAAACAAAATGGTTCTTTTGTAGTACAACGACAATTTACAGGTTGGTCTAAAATACCCATCATTTTAAATCTAAAAGACGGAAAGGAGGAAGGCCAGCAAAAATTCTATAATACAGCCAGAGACATCACCATGGGGTATTACCATGCCAAAGCAGGAAAAAAAGACGGAGCCTATGCCGTATTTGATTATGATGGTGAAGTACTTGCTCAGGCCACCTATAAAGACGGAAAACCGTTTGACGGTGAAGTACTGATTAATGACGAATATCGTTTGTATAAAAATGGAGAACGGGTCAGAGAAAACGTAGTGGTTGATGCTGTAGCACAAGAACGAATGGAAGCGTTTTCTAAAGGATCTGACACCATTGAAGGTGGATATAATATGGGGGGATTTGAAATGGCAGGTTCTATTATTTTTTTAGATACCCATCAGTTTTTCTTCTCGTTAAGTGTGGGCAGTTTAGATTTAACTACTTATGGTGCGTATCATTTAAAAAATGGAACCTTAAAACTACAGGTTCCTGAAGAGCAAAAGCAGGACTTTGTAGTCTATGGTAAAAACGATCCTACTTTAAAAGATACCGTACAAATTCAATATTATAATTACAATGCTCGCAGCAAGCCTGTACTGCAATTGAACAAGCAATGGGTTACCTTAGAAGATGTAACGCAACAAGAAGAGGAAAGGTCGAGCCAGCGTAATGAAACGTTTCAAATAGACCTCAAAAAATTGTCTACCCTAAAAATTGGCATTAAATCGCCATCTGATAAAGGCATTCAATTAAATAGCCTACTAGAAGCGGAAACCGTAAACGATTATAATAGTTTTATTATCGCGTATAATGTATCTAGCAGAGAAATTAAACAATTTGAAAATGCTACTTTTACATTCAATGGAGAAAACTTGGTGAGTGATGGTAAAGAAAAACAGAAAAGATCACTTTCAGAAGCCGATAAGGAAAATGTGTTGGACTATATTATAGAAAACAGGGCATTTCCGAATACCATTCAAAACGGGAGCTATACAAAAGTAAAGCTGAATTCAAAAGCCAGTACTCAAAAAATTAAGAAGTATACCCAACTTATGAAAACGGAAGAATAG
- a CDS encoding VOC family protein has product MLIKELQLYSSNLKAQADFYIKVLGVTCIARNDQYVSLQMGNSILTIVYKPEAKPYHFAITIPAHKEVEALAWLKARVVIEQEGSNEIIDFTAWNAKAMYFYDPDKNIVELIARNNLKNTVPEPFDTSQFLEISEIGVPTVTIEKVYTQLNAVTGIQIYDGSFDRFCAIGDERGLFICINPKVKDWFPTNDKAFASAFEIMVVEHQKTYRMQYEDEAFKLLG; this is encoded by the coding sequence ATGCTGATAAAAGAATTGCAACTCTACAGCTCTAACCTTAAAGCCCAAGCGGACTTTTACATAAAAGTATTGGGTGTAACCTGTATTGCCCGTAATGACCAATATGTTTCTTTACAAATGGGGAATTCTATTTTGACGATAGTGTATAAGCCTGAGGCAAAACCCTATCATTTTGCCATTACGATACCTGCCCATAAAGAAGTAGAAGCATTGGCATGGCTTAAGGCTCGTGTAGTTATAGAGCAGGAGGGAAGTAATGAAATTATTGACTTTACCGCATGGAATGCGAAGGCCATGTACTTTTATGACCCAGACAAAAATATTGTAGAGCTCATTGCACGGAACAATTTAAAGAATACTGTACCAGAACCGTTTGACACGTCTCAATTTCTTGAGATTTCAGAAATAGGTGTACCCACAGTAACAATTGAAAAGGTATATACGCAATTAAACGCAGTAACGGGTATACAAATTTATGATGGTAGCTTTGATCGTTTTTGTGCCATAGGTGATGAACGTGGACTTTTTATATGCATTAACCCCAAGGTAAAAGATTGGTTTCCTACCAATGACAAGGCCTTTGCTTCTGCCTTTGAAATTATGGTTGTAGAACACCAAAAGACTTACCGAATGCAGTATGAGGATGAAGCATTCAAGCTGTTGGGTTGA
- a CDS encoding pentapeptide repeat-containing protein encodes MDNLKDNGKEHIVDKIIDGTLTGVNYHNKLFVRVGSKDDTFKKVNFSHTYFDHCYFRNCVFDSCNFNGCKFINSNFASSKFMGCKFDYATFQNTIVDEEILETGFPGYDNLKLKFARSLRTNFQGLGDAESANKAIEIELEARESHLKKAWKSNESYYRKKYKGKERFFAYLKWLRFKIQAFIWGNGESTMKLIRSGVILWLLMTVYDVFKFGNLNELTSYWDSFVKMPQMFLSIEKPTGYPNIYLSFIYIIRLIAFGLFMSILLKRYNKR; translated from the coding sequence ATGGATAATTTAAAAGATAATGGAAAAGAACATATTGTTGATAAAATAATTGATGGCACTTTAACAGGAGTGAATTATCATAACAAATTATTTGTTCGAGTTGGTTCAAAGGACGATACTTTTAAGAAAGTTAATTTTAGCCATACTTATTTTGACCATTGTTATTTCAGGAATTGCGTGTTTGACTCTTGTAACTTTAATGGATGCAAGTTTATAAATTCTAATTTTGCAAGCTCAAAATTTATGGGTTGTAAATTTGATTATGCGACATTTCAAAACACGATAGTTGATGAAGAAATCTTAGAAACTGGATTTCCAGGTTATGACAATCTTAAATTAAAATTTGCTAGGTCACTAAGAACAAATTTTCAAGGACTAGGAGATGCTGAGTCAGCAAACAAAGCCATTGAAATTGAACTCGAAGCTAGAGAATCGCATCTAAAAAAAGCATGGAAAAGTAACGAATCTTATTACAGGAAAAAGTACAAAGGAAAAGAAAGATTTTTTGCATACTTAAAATGGCTTAGATTCAAAATTCAAGCATTTATATGGGGAAATGGAGAAAGTACGATGAAACTTATTCGTTCGGGAGTAATTTTGTGGCTTTTGATGACAGTTTATGACGTATTCAAATTTGGAAACCTTAATGAGCTAACTAGCTATTGGGATTCATTTGTGAAAATGCCACAAATGTTTTTGAGCATAGAAAAACCGACTGGTTATCCTAATATATATTTAAGTTTTATTTATATAATTAGATTAATTGCGTTTGGTCTATTTATGTCTATTCTATTAAAGAGATATAATAAAAGATAG
- a CDS encoding nucleotidyltransferase domain-containing protein — protein MYIYVFGSICRGEIDKRSDIDLLAIVEKDESRTIFDKNKFSIYTSKRLIDLWDEGNPFAWHLFLESKLIYSDNNCDLIQDLGKPKTYANLENDLNKFSNLFNDSIKSINESENSRIFDLSMIFLAIRNFATCYSLGSLNEYNFSRHSALRLTKNRLEISPKCYEVLERARILSTRGIGELITKKETQIVLSELDIIKKWFHQISFRLCMNSTTE, from the coding sequence ATGTATATTTATGTTTTTGGTTCCATATGTAGAGGTGAAATAGACAAACGATCTGATATTGACTTATTGGCAATTGTTGAGAAAGATGAAAGTAGAACTATATTTGATAAAAATAAGTTCTCTATTTACACTAGTAAACGATTAATAGATTTATGGGATGAAGGAAACCCTTTCGCTTGGCATTTGTTTCTTGAATCTAAGTTAATTTATAGTGATAATAATTGTGATTTAATCCAAGACTTGGGTAAGCCAAAAACTTATGCAAACTTGGAGAATGACCTAAATAAATTCTCAAATTTATTTAACGATTCAATAAAGTCGATAAATGAATCTGAAAATTCAAGAATATTTGATTTATCGATGATTTTTTTAGCCATAAGAAATTTCGCAACGTGTTATTCTTTAGGCTCTTTGAATGAATATAATTTTTCAAGGCATTCGGCTTTAAGATTAACTAAAAATAGATTGGAAATTTCACCTAAATGTTATGAGGTTTTAGAAAGAGCTCGAATTTTATCAACAAGAGGTATTGGAGAATTAATAACAAAAAAAGAAACCCAAATAGTTTTGTCAGAATTGGACATTATAAAAAAGTGGTTTCATCAAATTTCATTTAGATTATGCATGAATTCAACAACCGAATAG